A region from the Streptosporangium sp. NBC_01756 genome encodes:
- a CDS encoding ABC transporter permease, with the protein MSEPTGVIHDIGYRHYDGVRLGRAHATAALAVHSLRGVFGLGRTARAKIIPFLLAGIMLLPAVVSIAIMALVKQEGMRYTEYAVIMQAVLAIFLASQSPYTVAPDLRFRVLPLYLSRPVTLIDYVGAKLAAMIAAMFLLLAVPLTVLFLGEVVVDLPGPTHTADYLTSMAGAVGYAVLLACLGVAIASFTPRRGLGVASVIAFYLLASAVSTVIAATMESTNNYTAAGLAWMINPFFLVDAAVQVGIFDAKPSASTVYPAGAGTVLAILVMLALIALSVTALVLRYRKAAAR; encoded by the coding sequence ATGTCTGAGCCCACGGGTGTCATCCATGACATCGGATACCGCCACTACGACGGCGTACGGCTCGGCCGCGCCCACGCCACCGCCGCACTCGCCGTGCACAGCCTGCGCGGCGTGTTCGGGCTGGGCCGTACGGCCCGCGCGAAGATCATCCCGTTCCTGCTGGCGGGCATCATGCTGCTCCCCGCGGTCGTCTCCATCGCGATCATGGCACTGGTCAAGCAGGAGGGGATGCGCTACACCGAGTACGCGGTCATCATGCAGGCCGTGCTGGCGATCTTCCTGGCCTCGCAGTCCCCCTACACGGTGGCGCCCGACCTGCGGTTCCGCGTGCTACCGCTCTACCTGTCGCGCCCGGTGACGCTGATCGACTACGTGGGGGCGAAGCTCGCGGCGATGATCGCGGCGATGTTCCTGCTGCTGGCGGTCCCGCTCACCGTGCTGTTCCTCGGTGAGGTGGTCGTCGACCTCCCCGGGCCGACGCACACCGCCGACTACCTGACCAGCATGGCCGGAGCCGTCGGCTACGCGGTGCTGCTGGCCTGCCTCGGCGTGGCGATCGCCTCCTTCACCCCCAGGCGCGGCCTGGGCGTGGCCTCGGTCATCGCCTTCTACCTGCTCGCCTCGGCCGTCTCCACCGTCATCGCGGCGACGATGGAGTCGACGAACAACTACACCGCCGCCGGGCTGGCCTGGATGATCAACCCGTTCTTCCTCGTCGACGCCGCGGTGCAGGTGGGCATCTTCGACGCGAAGCCGTCCGCGTCCACCGTCTACCCGGCGGGGGCGGGCACCGTCCTGGCGATCCTGGTGATGCTCGCGCTGATCGCCCTGTCGGTGACCGCCCTGGTCCTGCGCTACCGGAAGGCTGCCGCCCGATGA
- a CDS encoding DUF389 domain-containing protein has protein sequence MLHLRVISPRELTDDVLALLDGAVGVTNLVVLPGAARSPEGDLIQLDIAREAANEVIEQLQRLGLCAEGSIAAEQVDLSISDAADRAEEEAPGEGDDAVVWAEFARKVSDDSRLTWAFLAFLTIATQIAAIGVIVNSPILIVGAMVLGPEFGAIAAVCFGLLRRDPELIGRALRTLAIGFVVAIAITFACALALRGLGWMEPSSLNGHKEIEFIVKPDRWSFVVALLAGAAGVLSVTAGKSSALVGVFISVTTVPAAGYFALATALALWGDVAASAAQLGVNIAGMVISGTMTLIVQRAYWSRFGVRLPARRPHGSGHG, from the coding sequence GTGCTGCATCTACGCGTGATCAGTCCGCGGGAGCTGACGGACGACGTCCTGGCGCTGCTCGACGGCGCCGTCGGCGTGACCAATCTCGTCGTGCTCCCCGGCGCGGCTCGCTCCCCCGAGGGCGACCTGATCCAGCTCGACATCGCCCGGGAGGCCGCCAACGAGGTGATCGAACAGCTCCAGCGGCTCGGCCTGTGCGCGGAGGGCTCCATCGCCGCCGAGCAGGTCGACCTGTCGATCTCGGACGCGGCCGACCGCGCCGAGGAGGAGGCTCCCGGAGAGGGGGACGACGCCGTGGTCTGGGCGGAGTTCGCCCGGAAGGTCAGCGACGACTCCCGGCTCACCTGGGCCTTCCTGGCGTTCCTGACGATCGCCACGCAGATCGCGGCGATCGGCGTGATCGTCAACTCGCCCATCCTCATCGTCGGCGCGATGGTGCTGGGACCGGAGTTCGGGGCGATCGCGGCCGTCTGCTTCGGCCTGCTCCGGCGAGACCCGGAGCTGATCGGGCGAGCCCTGCGCACGCTGGCCATCGGCTTCGTGGTCGCCATCGCGATCACCTTCGCCTGCGCCCTGGCCCTACGCGGGCTGGGCTGGATGGAACCGTCGAGCCTGAACGGCCACAAGGAGATCGAGTTCATCGTCAAACCCGACCGGTGGTCCTTCGTCGTGGCGCTGCTGGCCGGCGCGGCCGGCGTGCTCTCGGTCACCGCGGGCAAGTCCTCGGCCCTGGTCGGCGTCTTCATCTCGGTGACCACGGTCCCCGCCGCCGGCTACTTCGCCCTCGCCACGGCGCTGGCACTCTGGGGCGACGTGGCGGCGTCGGCCGCCCAGCTCGGGGTGAACATCGCGGGCATGGTCATCTCCGGCACGATGACACTGATCGTCCAGCGGGCCTACTGGTCCAGGTTCGGCGTGCGGCTTCCGGCGCGGCGGCCGCACGGTTCCGGGCACGGGTAG
- the coaA gene encoding type I pantothenate kinase, translating to MTNGWDATPYVELSRAQWGELRKNTPLTLTEEELEDLRGIDDPIDLAEVTDIYLPLTRLLNLHFTGARQRSAALNTFLGARPRPTPYILGIAGSVAVGKSTTARLLHTLLARWPEHPRVDLVTTDSFLYPNEVLTARDIMHRKGFPESYDRRALVRFVADVKAGLPEVNAPVYSHLEYDIVPGATQAVRRPDILIVEGLNVLQPAPPTALAINDYFDFSIYVDAKTEHIRDWYVDRFHKLRRTAFEDPKSYFRYLAELSDEEATAFARNVWRDINERNLVENIAPTRGRAGLVLYKGADHSIRRARLRRI from the coding sequence ATGACCAACGGGTGGGACGCGACGCCGTACGTCGAGCTGAGCCGGGCGCAATGGGGCGAACTCCGCAAGAACACGCCCCTGACGCTCACCGAGGAAGAACTCGAAGATCTGCGCGGGATCGACGACCCGATCGACCTCGCCGAGGTCACCGACATCTACCTGCCGCTGACCCGGCTGCTCAACCTCCACTTCACCGGGGCCAGGCAGCGCAGCGCGGCGCTCAACACCTTCCTGGGCGCCCGCCCGCGGCCCACGCCGTACATCCTGGGCATCGCCGGCAGCGTCGCGGTCGGCAAGTCCACCACCGCCCGGCTGCTGCACACCCTGCTGGCCCGCTGGCCCGAGCACCCCCGGGTGGACCTGGTCACCACCGACAGCTTCCTCTACCCGAACGAGGTCCTCACCGCCAGGGACATCATGCACCGGAAGGGCTTCCCGGAGAGCTACGACCGGCGGGCCCTGGTCCGGTTCGTCGCCGACGTCAAGGCCGGGCTGCCCGAGGTGAACGCCCCCGTCTACAGCCACCTGGAGTACGACATCGTCCCCGGCGCGACCCAGGCCGTGCGCCGGCCCGACATCCTCATCGTCGAGGGACTCAACGTCCTGCAGCCCGCTCCGCCCACCGCGCTCGCGATCAACGACTACTTCGACTTCTCCATCTACGTCGACGCCAAGACCGAGCACATCCGCGACTGGTACGTGGACCGCTTCCACAAGCTCCGCCGTACGGCCTTCGAGGATCCCAAGTCCTACTTCAGATACCTCGCCGAACTGTCGGACGAGGAGGCGACCGCGTTCGCCAGGAACGTGTGGCGCGACATCAACGAGCGCAACCTCGTGGAGAACATCGCCCCCACCCGGGGCAGAGCCGGCCTCGTGCTGTACAAGGGCGCCGACCACTCCATCCGGCGGGCACGGCTGCGCCGCATCTGA
- a CDS encoding ABC transporter ATP-binding protein produces the protein MRIELAQVSRWYGNVVAVNDVTMTIGPGVTGLLGPNGAGKSTLLHMMAGFLAPSGGTVTLDGTKIWRNHEIYRSIGLVPEREAVYGFLTGWQYVLSSARLHQLPDPEDAARKALAMVDMEPAKDRRVETYSKGMRQRVKVAAALVHDPEVLLLDEPFNGMDPRQRLHLMDLIRAMGTAGKTILFSSHILEEVERVAQHIEVLVAGRHAASGDFREIRRRMTDRPHVFQVRSSDDRRLASALIADASSGAVALTEAGLEVRAVDFRRFTRLLPRVAKDAGVRIWQISPADEDLESVFSYLINRSG, from the coding sequence ATGAGAATCGAACTGGCCCAGGTCTCACGCTGGTACGGCAACGTGGTCGCCGTCAACGACGTCACCATGACCATCGGCCCCGGCGTCACCGGCCTGCTCGGCCCCAACGGCGCGGGCAAGTCCACGCTGCTGCACATGATGGCCGGGTTCCTGGCCCCCTCGGGCGGCACGGTGACCCTGGACGGCACGAAGATCTGGCGCAACCACGAGATCTACCGCTCGATCGGCCTGGTCCCCGAGCGCGAGGCCGTCTACGGCTTCCTCACCGGCTGGCAGTACGTGCTGTCCAGCGCCAGACTCCACCAGTTGCCCGACCCCGAGGACGCCGCGCGCAAGGCGCTCGCCATGGTCGACATGGAGCCGGCCAAGGACCGCAGGGTGGAGACCTACTCCAAGGGCATGCGCCAGCGCGTCAAGGTCGCCGCGGCGCTCGTGCACGACCCGGAGGTGCTCCTGCTCGACGAGCCGTTCAACGGCATGGACCCGCGCCAGCGCCTGCACCTGATGGACCTGATCCGCGCCATGGGCACCGCGGGCAAGACCATCCTGTTCAGCTCGCACATCCTGGAGGAGGTGGAGCGCGTCGCCCAGCACATCGAGGTCCTGGTCGCCGGCCGCCACGCCGCCTCCGGCGACTTCCGCGAGATCAGGCGCAGGATGACCGACCGGCCGCACGTGTTCCAGGTCCGCTCCAGCGACGACCGCCGCCTGGCCTCCGCCCTGATCGCCGACGCCTCCTCCGGCGCGGTCGCGCTCACCGAGGCGGGCCTGGAGGTGCGGGCCGTCGACTTCCGGCGCTTCACCCGGCTGCTGCCCCGGGTCGCCAAGGACGCCGGGGTGCGGATCTGGCAGATCTCGCCGGCCGACGAAGACCTGGAGAGCGTCTTCTCCTATCTGATCAACAGGAGTGGCTGA
- a CDS encoding ABC transporter ATP-binding protein: MTILATEGLTRRFPGVTALDQLTVTVGSGVTGLVGANGAGKSTLIKILLGLLPPSAGSAQVLGMDVTVQGAEIRRVVGYMPEHDCLPPDLSATEFTVHMARMSGLPRTAARERAADVLRHVGLYEERYRAMGGYSTGMKQRVKLAQALVHDPRLVLLDEPTNGLDPQGRDEMLTLIRKIGAEFGISVLVTSHLLGELERVCDHVIVIDGGRLLRSSSIGEFTQTTQTVTVEVEEGQDALAARLTELGETVTPHGRMLLVHVRAPETFDTLRDAVCELDLCLVRMEQGRQRIEDVFREPANV; encoded by the coding sequence ATGACTATCCTCGCCACCGAGGGACTGACCAGACGTTTCCCCGGGGTAACGGCACTCGATCAGCTCACCGTCACCGTCGGTTCCGGTGTGACCGGCCTGGTCGGCGCCAACGGCGCGGGCAAGTCCACGCTGATCAAGATCCTGCTGGGCCTGCTCCCGCCCTCCGCCGGCAGTGCCCAAGTGCTCGGCATGGACGTGACGGTCCAGGGCGCCGAGATCCGCCGGGTCGTGGGTTACATGCCCGAGCACGACTGCCTGCCCCCCGATCTGTCCGCCACCGAGTTCACCGTGCACATGGCCCGGATGTCGGGCCTGCCGCGCACCGCGGCCCGGGAGCGCGCCGCCGACGTGCTGCGTCACGTGGGCCTCTACGAGGAGCGCTACCGCGCGATGGGCGGCTACTCCACCGGCATGAAACAGCGGGTCAAACTGGCCCAGGCCCTGGTGCACGATCCACGCCTGGTGCTCCTGGACGAGCCGACGAACGGCCTCGACCCGCAAGGCCGCGACGAGATGCTCACGCTGATCCGCAAGATCGGCGCCGAGTTCGGCATCAGCGTGCTGGTCACCTCCCACCTGCTGGGCGAGTTGGAGCGGGTCTGCGACCACGTCATCGTGATCGACGGCGGCAGGCTGCTGCGCTCGTCGTCCATCGGCGAGTTCACCCAGACCACCCAGACCGTCACCGTGGAGGTCGAGGAGGGGCAGGACGCGCTGGCGGCCCGCCTCACCGAGCTGGGCGAGACCGTCACCCCCCACGGGCGGATGCTCCTGGTCCACGTCCGCGCGCCGGAGACCTTCGACACCCTGCGCGACGCCGTCTGCGAGCTCGACCTCTGCCTGGTCCGCATGGAGCAGGGCCGCCAGCGCATCGAGGACGTCTTCAGGGAGCCGGCCAATGTCTGA